GCAGAGCTGGCCGACGATCACCGCGCTCTCGGCGAGGCGGGAGCGCTCGCCGCCGTCCTTCTCCCGTCCGATGCGAAACGCTTTGGCCCGGATTGCGCCGGCGAACGAGCCGGGGTTGCGCGGATCCGCGCGCGCCGCCTGCAGATAGAGATCCTCGGCGGCCGCGGCTTGTCCCGGCTCGCCTCGCCGCCCCCAGGCGGCGTCGGCATCGGCGAGAAGCTGCGCCGCGGCGGCGCCCGGAGCAGCGGCGATCGTCTCGAGCGGCGGCGGCTTGTGCAACGCCTGCGCGCAGCCGACGCAGAGGACCAGCAAGGCGGCGCCTCTCACCGTGCGTGCCGCCAGGCTGCGCGCGCCGCTGCGAGGGCGTGTTCGTCGAGAGGAACGAAGCCGGTCATCCGGACGCCGTCCAGCGCCTCCCGCGCGGATCGATCCTCGGCGAGTCGCAGAAAGGCCGGCTCGAGCGCCTTCCAGCGTTGGTCATCGATCCGTTTGCGGACCGTCGCGATCACGGCGACGGGGACAGGCGGCGACGTCTCGACGGGGGCAAGCGAACCGGCGAACGGGAGCGTGGCCATCGCCGCTGCCTGCGACCCGTCGAGCAGCACCGCCACCTTCTCGCCGCTCGCGGCCCGGCGGAGCGCGGAGAGCACCGCGGACGTCTGCTCGATCTCCACCCCGCCTGGCAGCTTCCGCGCCATCGCCCGAACGAACCGCTTCGAGTAGCCCGAGCTCGACTGGACGGTATAGCCCTGGAGTGAAGGAGGCCGCTCCTTGGCGGTCACGAGCGTCCACCTCTCGAGCGTCTCGCCTGACTGTGGCATGGCCGAGAGGCGA
The sequence above is drawn from the Deltaproteobacteria bacterium genome and encodes:
- a CDS encoding phosphate/phosphite/phosphonate ABC transporter substrate-binding protein, yielding MLALAATTLVVCAPGYPGNTAEAQPAMDSLARALARATHSPEGSFTAVYEETAAGGVQRLQQKESALLLATLPFYLAHEQELGLVARLSAMPQSGETLERWTLVTAKERPPSLQGYTVQSSSGYSKRFVRAMARKLPGGVEIEQTSAVLSALRRAASGEKVAVLLDGSQAAAMATLPFAGSLAPVETSPPVPVAVIATVRKRIDDQRWKALEPAFLRLAEDRSAREALDGVRMTGFVPLDEHALAAARAAWRHAR